A single Crateriforma conspicua DNA region contains:
- a CDS encoding ECF-type sigma factor yields the protein MNPDITRILSAIENGDTKAADDLLPVVYDELRRLAASRMNQEKPGHTLQPTALVHEAFLRLVGGSRPQQWDGRGHFFAAAAEAMRRILIENARRKSRDKRGGDWVRQEMDDGLVAVAPDNIDDLLSLDDALTKLADEDPELAKLVELRYFTGMTIEETAEILGVSPRTTKRNWAYARAWLQREMDR from the coding sequence ATGAACCCGGACATCACGCGAATTCTTTCAGCGATTGAAAACGGCGATACCAAAGCCGCAGATGATCTATTGCCGGTCGTCTATGACGAATTGCGTCGTCTGGCCGCCAGCCGAATGAATCAGGAGAAGCCCGGGCACACGTTGCAACCCACGGCTTTGGTGCACGAAGCATTCCTGCGTCTGGTCGGTGGCAGCCGCCCCCAACAATGGGACGGGCGCGGACACTTCTTCGCCGCGGCCGCCGAAGCGATGCGACGAATCCTTATCGAAAACGCGCGTCGCAAGAGTCGTGACAAGCGTGGTGGAGATTGGGTGCGCCAAGAAATGGATGACGGGCTGGTGGCGGTGGCCCCAGACAATATTGACGACCTGCTAAGTCTGGATGATGCACTGACCAAACTGGCCGACGAAGATCCCGAGCTGGCAAAGTTGGTGGAACTACGCTACTTCACAGGAATGACCATCGAAGAAACAGCGGAGATCCTGGGCGTGTCTCCTCGGACCACCAAGCGCAATTGGGCATACGCGCGTGCTTGGTTGCAGCGAGAAATGGATCGGTAG
- a CDS encoding Gfo/Idh/MocA family protein, whose protein sequence is MIDALGAERLTVYPQSGYHTETVAQDTKVSQSRMRVVALADVFEDRLESCRKQMGKLGFDLGPEVCFSGFDAYKQLLSMTDVNYVILATPPHFRPLHLQAAINAGKHVFMEKPVAVDVPGVRMVMEAGKLARQKGVGIAAGTQRRHDRGYRETIERIHGGAIGELVYGKCYWNGGQIWVVNRKQEWSDMEWQLRNWNYFTWLSGDHIVEQHVHNLDIMNWVIGSHPLRVVSGLGGRQVRTDPRYGHIYDHFAVEYEYPGGVSVFSQCRQINRCKNMVSEEIVGTGGMSNCKDYIQPKSGEAWSRRQKEPSAYKREHEDLINSIRQGNPINEAQTIAEATMTGIIGREAVYSGQGIDWDEAMKSETKLGPEQYKLGDHPVPPVPMPGTYRFV, encoded by the coding sequence GTGATCGATGCCCTGGGTGCCGAACGTTTGACCGTCTACCCGCAATCGGGATATCACACTGAAACGGTGGCCCAAGACACAAAGGTCAGCCAAAGTCGAATGCGCGTGGTGGCACTTGCGGATGTGTTCGAAGACCGTCTGGAGAGTTGTCGGAAACAGATGGGCAAGTTGGGGTTTGATCTGGGGCCGGAAGTCTGTTTCTCCGGCTTCGATGCTTACAAGCAGCTTCTTTCGATGACGGATGTGAACTACGTTATTTTGGCAACGCCGCCCCATTTTCGACCGCTTCATTTACAAGCGGCCATCAATGCCGGTAAGCACGTCTTTATGGAAAAGCCGGTGGCCGTCGACGTCCCCGGTGTCCGCATGGTGATGGAAGCCGGAAAGCTTGCCCGGCAAAAAGGGGTGGGCATTGCCGCCGGAACGCAGCGACGCCATGACCGTGGCTATCGCGAAACCATCGAGAGAATACACGGCGGCGCCATTGGCGAATTGGTCTATGGAAAATGCTACTGGAACGGAGGCCAGATCTGGGTGGTCAATCGGAAACAAGAATGGAGCGACATGGAATGGCAACTTCGCAATTGGAACTATTTCACTTGGCTTTCAGGCGACCATATCGTTGAACAGCACGTTCACAATTTGGACATCATGAATTGGGTGATCGGATCACACCCGTTGCGTGTGGTCAGCGGTCTGGGGGGCCGTCAGGTTCGAACAGATCCACGTTATGGGCACATCTACGATCACTTTGCAGTTGAGTATGAATACCCAGGCGGAGTGTCCGTGTTTAGCCAGTGCCGTCAGATCAATCGTTGCAAAAATATGGTCAGCGAAGAAATCGTTGGCACTGGCGGCATGAGCAACTGCAAAGACTATATTCAGCCGAAATCTGGAGAAGCGTGGAGTCGACGGCAGAAGGAACCGAGCGCCTACAAACGGGAACACGAGGATTTAATCAACAGCATCCGTCAAGGCAACCCGATCAACGAAGCCCAAACGATTGCCGAAGCCACGATGACCGGGATCATCGGACGCGAAGCGGTGTATAGCGGCCAAGGAATCGATTGGGACGAAGCGATGAAGTCCGAGACCAAATTGGGCCCGGAACAATACAAGTTGGGCGATCACCCCGTGCCGCCCGTTCCCATGCCGGGAACTTATCGGTTCGTATGA
- a CDS encoding sulfatase-like hydrolase/transferase translates to MNVPRDCVGAEKPNIVFIFVDDQGYYDLGCYGATEVQTPRIDALAEQGVRLTDYYAAAPICSPSRAGLLTGCYPRRVGNHIWVHRADSNTGIHPNELTLAELLKSAGYATACVGKWHLGFHSPFLPLQQGFDHYYGLLHNLDPVEVVYFDEQGGVPLMRGDQVVKRPADPSELTRLYTDETIKFIRDHRDGPFFVYLSHTMLHNPLGVGPEFKGTSHWGDYGDAIQEMDFHVGRIVDELKSLDIDDNTLIVYASDNGRGPGRTPDQKIQGRKLSTYEGGIRVPAIAWGPGVGITKSLVSGAVTRAMDWYPTLATFAGVTVPTDRVIDGRDLTPLLIGETKFVPPPGMKMSLNAMVPLRRRFEPPGEWEPLINRNEYFDAFFYHGSQGALAAVRWRNWKLVLNPSLTLYDLAKDPGETKPVRNGEILRKLRGMAILFQEEMRRDARPAGVVVPDQADGRTLVTADQLDRLNAETDVVYAQYDDRQLAMDIYRPKSAWGPLPAVVCIHGGGWYKGNRSSHRAMAQSLALRGYVTATISYRLSGEASFPAAIHDCKAAVRFLRAHAKEYGIDPDHIGAMGLSAGGHLTALLATAASVKRLEGSGGNPQFSSAIQAAIPMGAQTDLTSERTRTVSANANRGQIWRQFLGGSLDQNESNYQLASPLFHLDDGDPPCWFVTGELDDPSTHADRFRKRMDELGIDTGLTVIADAPHAFVGTQRWFDTMLNDADRFFQKHLKAKAQKINGR, encoded by the coding sequence GTGAATGTCCCACGCGATTGTGTGGGTGCCGAAAAGCCGAACATCGTATTCATCTTTGTCGATGACCAAGGTTATTACGATCTCGGTTGCTATGGCGCAACGGAGGTCCAGACACCTCGAATCGATGCCTTGGCGGAACAAGGTGTGCGGCTGACGGACTACTATGCCGCGGCACCGATCTGCAGTCCATCAAGAGCGGGTTTGTTAACAGGATGTTATCCGCGACGCGTTGGGAACCACATCTGGGTTCATCGTGCCGATTCGAATACCGGTATTCACCCCAATGAATTGACTCTGGCGGAATTATTAAAATCGGCGGGCTATGCCACGGCATGCGTCGGCAAATGGCACTTGGGTTTTCATTCACCATTCTTACCGCTTCAACAAGGCTTCGATCACTATTACGGCTTGTTGCATAACTTGGATCCGGTGGAGGTCGTCTATTTTGACGAACAGGGCGGTGTGCCATTGATGCGGGGAGATCAAGTCGTCAAACGACCGGCGGATCCGTCGGAACTGACGCGGCTTTATACCGACGAGACGATCAAGTTCATCAGGGATCACCGTGACGGGCCGTTCTTTGTTTACTTATCCCACACGATGTTGCACAACCCGTTGGGAGTGGGGCCGGAGTTCAAGGGCACCTCGCACTGGGGCGATTATGGGGATGCGATCCAGGAGATGGATTTTCATGTTGGACGGATTGTCGATGAACTTAAAAGCCTGGACATCGACGACAACACGCTGATCGTTTACGCGTCGGACAATGGGCGAGGCCCCGGTCGCACGCCTGACCAAAAAATCCAGGGCCGGAAGTTGTCCACTTACGAAGGTGGGATTCGAGTTCCCGCGATCGCTTGGGGGCCGGGGGTCGGGATCACCAAGTCATTGGTCTCTGGTGCCGTGACTCGAGCGATGGATTGGTACCCGACGCTGGCAACCTTTGCCGGAGTGACGGTTCCAACGGATCGCGTGATTGATGGACGCGATTTGACTCCGTTGCTGATCGGAGAAACAAAATTTGTGCCGCCCCCAGGAATGAAGATGTCCTTGAACGCGATGGTTCCATTGCGGCGTCGCTTCGAACCACCCGGGGAATGGGAACCATTGATCAATCGCAACGAATACTTTGACGCGTTTTTCTATCATGGCAGCCAAGGTGCTCTAGCTGCGGTGCGGTGGCGAAATTGGAAACTTGTGCTGAATCCAAGTTTGACCTTGTACGACTTGGCGAAAGATCCTGGCGAAACGAAGCCGGTGCGCAACGGAGAAATCCTACGAAAGTTGCGAGGGATGGCGATTTTGTTCCAAGAGGAAATGCGACGCGATGCGCGGCCGGCGGGCGTTGTTGTTCCTGATCAAGCCGATGGACGGACACTGGTCACGGCGGATCAGTTGGATCGTTTGAATGCCGAGACGGACGTGGTGTATGCGCAATACGATGATCGACAGTTGGCGATGGATATCTATCGACCAAAGTCTGCTTGGGGGCCATTGCCCGCGGTCGTCTGCATTCACGGGGGCGGGTGGTACAAAGGAAACCGATCTAGTCATCGGGCCATGGCGCAATCACTTGCTTTGCGTGGATACGTGACGGCGACGATTTCTTATCGACTTAGCGGCGAAGCTTCCTTTCCCGCAGCAATTCATGATTGCAAAGCGGCGGTGCGTTTCTTGCGTGCCCATGCCAAAGAATATGGGATTGATCCTGATCACATCGGCGCGATGGGACTTTCGGCCGGCGGACATCTGACTGCGCTGCTGGCGACTGCCGCGAGCGTGAAACGGTTAGAAGGAAGCGGCGGCAATCCTCAATTCAGCAGTGCGATTCAGGCGGCGATACCCATGGGGGCCCAAACGGATTTGACATCGGAGCGGACTCGCACCGTGTCCGCCAATGCGAATCGGGGTCAAATCTGGCGGCAATTCTTGGGCGGTTCTTTGGATCAAAATGAGTCCAATTACCAGTTGGCATCACCGTTGTTTCATTTGGATGACGGCGACCCACCGTGTTGGTTTGTGACGGGGGAATTGGATGATCCCAGCACCCACGCGGATCGCTTTCGCAAACGCATGGATGAATTGGGGATTGATACCGGGCTGACCGTCATTGCAGATGCGCCGCATGCGTTTGTGGGCACGCAGCGTTGGTTCGATACGATGTTGAACGACGCGGATCGTTTCTTTCAGAAGCACTTGAAAGCAAAGGCCCAGAAGATAAACGGACGATAG
- a CDS encoding arylsulfatase — MFFRHRWLLVSFCICITFGASETAGADSLAGSRPNILLVMTDDQGMGDLSCMGNPVLRTPNLDKFHSMSMRFTDFHVSPTCAPTRSAIFSGRHEFRNGVTHTIKERERMALSTTTFPQLLRRAGYATGIFGKWHLGDEDEYQPYRRGFSEVFIHGAGGIGQSFQGSCADFPPNRKADQRYFDNVILHNDTIVQTQGFCTDVFFQAALGWIRDQQQSGTPFFAYVSTNAPHGPMIAPESYKKRFADMGWDGNTQGRYGMIENIDDNFGRLMQKLDEWELWENTLVIFMTDNGQAGRSGKRNGKPTPLFTAGFKTGKGSPYEGGTHVPAFWRWKGKLPEDTDVGALTAHIDLYKTFCELAGVKIPPNVQSIDGRSLLPLLENPQSEWADRELFVHVGRWEKGADPNDSRYDRCAVRTTRWRLVNNNELFDIRSDPKESTDVADAHPDVVQRLRTVYDQWWNTTRPLMVNEDAPYCPVQPQAVRYEKQLAESGIPDWQAPSL; from the coding sequence ATGTTTTTTCGCCATCGATGGTTGCTGGTCTCGTTTTGTATCTGCATCACATTCGGGGCTAGCGAAACCGCTGGTGCCGATTCCCTGGCCGGCAGCCGGCCCAACATCTTGCTGGTGATGACCGACGACCAGGGCATGGGTGACCTGTCTTGCATGGGGAACCCGGTGTTGCGGACGCCAAACTTGGACAAGTTTCATTCGATGTCGATGCGGTTCACGGACTTTCATGTCAGCCCGACCTGTGCTCCGACCCGCAGCGCGATCTTTAGCGGACGTCACGAATTTCGAAACGGTGTGACGCACACCATCAAGGAACGGGAACGGATGGCCCTATCGACCACCACGTTTCCACAGCTATTGCGGCGGGCCGGATATGCCACCGGCATCTTTGGAAAGTGGCACCTCGGCGACGAAGACGAATACCAGCCCTACCGACGCGGGTTCAGCGAAGTCTTCATCCATGGCGCCGGCGGAATCGGCCAGTCATTCCAAGGAAGCTGCGCCGATTTCCCACCGAATCGCAAAGCAGACCAACGCTATTTCGATAACGTGATCCTTCACAACGACACCATCGTTCAGACCCAAGGGTTCTGCACCGATGTGTTCTTTCAAGCGGCACTCGGATGGATTCGCGATCAGCAACAATCCGGTACCCCCTTCTTTGCCTACGTGTCGACCAATGCCCCACACGGCCCCATGATCGCCCCCGAAAGTTACAAGAAGCGATTTGCGGATATGGGTTGGGACGGGAATACCCAAGGTCGCTACGGGATGATCGAAAACATCGATGATAATTTCGGTCGGTTGATGCAGAAGCTAGACGAATGGGAACTGTGGGAAAACACGCTGGTGATTTTCATGACCGACAACGGGCAAGCGGGGCGCAGCGGTAAACGCAACGGAAAACCCACTCCGCTGTTTACCGCCGGGTTCAAAACCGGCAAAGGATCACCCTACGAAGGTGGTACACATGTCCCGGCGTTCTGGCGATGGAAAGGCAAACTGCCCGAAGATACTGATGTCGGTGCATTGACGGCTCACATTGATCTGTACAAGACGTTCTGCGAACTCGCGGGCGTGAAAATCCCACCGAATGTCCAATCCATCGATGGACGAAGTCTGCTGCCGTTGTTGGAAAACCCTCAATCCGAATGGGCGGATCGGGAATTGTTCGTGCACGTCGGACGTTGGGAAAAAGGCGCCGATCCGAATGACAGTCGCTATGACAGGTGTGCCGTGCGGACCACGCGTTGGCGTCTGGTCAACAACAACGAATTGTTTGACATTCGTTCCGACCCCAAGGAATCCACGGACGTCGCCGACGCCCATCCGGACGTCGTTCAACGACTGCGGACCGTCTACGATCAATGGTGGAACACAACGCGACCGCTGATGGTCAATGAAGATGCCCCCTATTGCCCCGTCCAACCACAAGCCGTCCGATACGAGAAGCAATTGGCGGAATCCGGCATTCCGGACTGGCAGGCACCTTCGTTGTGA